In bacterium, the genomic window TTTACAGGGCCTTTGAAAAAAGATTTAATCGCCGCATGCACATTGCTCTTGGAGCGGGAGAGATCAAGATTCTGGTCCAGGTCGGGGCGTTGGCCCTGATCCTTTGCCTTGAGGCGGTCTTCCCGCTGTTTCAAGGAAGGAAGGAAAGGTTCCGACACATCGGCCGGAACCTAGCCGTGGGGCTTTTGAACGGAATCCTTCTCGCCCTCCTCTTTTCCACGCTGACCGCCTCCGTAACCCTTCGGGCGCAGGAGACAGGTTTCGGCCTCCTTTCAACACTCTCCTGCCCCCCCTGGGCGGAAACTCTCTTGGCCCTCTTCCTTTTCGACCTGTGGATGTACCTCTGGCACCGGGCGAATCACCGGATCCCTTTTTTGTGGCGGTTCCACCGGATGCATCACACCGACGATCAGTTGGACGTGTCTTCAGCGCTTCGTTTCCACACGGGAGAGCTCGTCTTATCCTCGCTCCTCCGCCTCGCGGTCGTCCCTCTTTTAGGGATGAGCCTGTCGCAACTGATTCTCTACGAAACACTCCTGCAGCCGATCATCCTCTTCCACCATAGCAATGTCGCCCTTCCGGAGCGGTTCGATCGCGTACTTCGCTTCCTGATCGTCACGCCAAACATGCACCGTGTCCATCACTCGCAGGAGAGATTCGAAACCGACTCGAACTATTCCAGCGTTTTTTCGTTCTGGGACCGTCTCGGGAAGAGCTTCCGGCGCAGGCCCGATCCGCTCACCCTCCGCTACGGGCTGCCGGAATTTCCGGATGAAAAATGGCAAACCGTGGCCGGCATGTTGAAGACGCCGCTAGCGCATTCGCAATAAGGATACTTACCCTTGAAAGAGACCTGCAAGCTTGACGACAAGCTCCGCGTGGCGGGTTCCATTCGTGGCAAGGGTCAGCCCCGTGTGGGCGAAATCGGACAAAAGATCGTAGACGAGCGGGGAGCCGTCGAGCTTGGTGAAGACGCCCCCCGCCTCCTCCAGAATCGCCTGCGGAGCGCACGTGTCCCAGAAATGAACGGGGTGATGGCTGACGTAGATGTCCGCCTCTTGCCGCACGACGAGCCCCACCTTGATGCCGACGCTGTTGATGGGGGCAAGCAACGGGCCGGGGCAGACGGCCTTCAGTCTTGCCATCGCCTTCTCG contains:
- a CDS encoding sterol desaturase family protein, coding for MHIALGAGEIKILVQVGALALILCLEAVFPLFQGRKERFRHIGRNLAVGLLNGILLALLFSTLTASVTLRAQETGFGLLSTLSCPPWAETLLALFLFDLWMYLWHRANHRIPFLWRFHRMHHTDDQLDVSSALRFHTGELVLSSLLRLAVVPLLGMSLSQLILYETLLQPIILFHHSNVALPERFDRVLRFLIVTPNMHRVHHSQERFETDSNYSSVFSFWDRLGKSFRRRPDPLTLRYGLPEFPDEKWQTVAGMLKTPLAHSQ